AAGAGATCAAAATGGTTCGGCATGCAGAGGATATGTTCATTGAACTTTGAAAACAATCAAGACTACTCGCTGCGTTTGTTGCTGCATCAGGATATGGAACCGATCAGGAGATGGAGAAACTCTCAGATAGACATTTTAAGGCAGAGTTCGCATCTCTCGCATCAGGAGCAAGAGGCCTATTGGAAAGAAGTTGTTGCACCTTCTTATCAAATGAACCATCCGGATCAGCTGTTAGTCGCTTTTCTTGAAGGAAGCCAGTTGATCGGGTATGGCGGCATTACCCACATTGACTGGGAAAGAAAGGAAGGGGAGGTGAGCTTTCTTTTGAATCCGGAAGAGATTGAAAGTTCGAAAAATTATCGGAAGAAATTCGGCATTTTTTTAGAACTGATTAAAACGGCAGCTTTTGATAAACTCAATTTGATCAGGCTATTTACAGAGACTTACGATATTAGGCCTGATCACATTTCCGAGCTGGAGGCTCGCGGCTTTCAGCTAAAAAAGCGGTTGACCGATGCCATTGAGGTTCGAGGCCGCAAAGTTGACGCTTTAATTCATGAGTATATTGCAGATGAAAGGTAAGATTTTAGTGACCGGTGGAGCGGGAGTGATTGGACGCCCTCTCGTGGGAAAGTTATTGCAAAATGGAGCAGAGCTGTCTGTCATCGATCTTGCAGAGCGCCCAAAGGAGTGGCCCAAAGAGGTGTGCTATCTCCAAACAGATATTAACCAATTAGACAAAGATCAGCTGCTCAAAATCAACCCCGATTATTGTTTTCATTTAGCAGCAAGTTTTGAAAGAAGCGAGGAATCTCCCGAATTTTTTCAGAAAAATTTTTACAACAATATCTTATTAAGTCATGCACTTTTATATCATTTGCAACGGTGTGATTGCTTGAAAAAGATTATTTTTGCTTCAAGTTATTTAGTTTACAATCCGGAGGACTATTTTTTTAAAACTCCTCCGAAAAAGCGTGTGAATTTATCTGAGGTTTCATCATTATCACCCAGAAATCTTTGTGGCAATGCTAAGCTGCTTCATGAAAACGAGCTGAATTTTATCAGCAGGCATTCTTCTTTTAAAGCTGTTAGTGCGCGCATTTTTAGGGTTTACGGTAAAGGCTCGCACGATATCATTTCTCGATGGACTCGCTTATTAATCGCAGGAAAGGCAATTAAAATTTACGGGAAAGAGTCGGTTTTTGATTATATTTATGCTGACGACGTTGCCGAAGGCTTAATCAGGCTTGCTGAATCGGAGATCGAAGGAGTTGTGAATCTGGGCACAGGAAAATCTCGTCGAGTCGCAGAAGTATTGGCTATTCTGAAGGAGCATTTCCCGGAAATGGATGTGGAAGACGAGGAGCATAGCTCTTTATATGAGGCCTCTCAAGCCTGTATGGAAGAGTTTGTTAAAGCTGTTAAGTGGCGTCCGACAACAACTTTGGAAAAAGGAATTCCAAAAATCATCGCTTATGAAAAAACGACTGGTTTGAAATGAAATTTGGAAATCGCAAAGCCTTTGATAAACATCTAAAAGAAGCCGGCCCTCACCACTTTGCTTCGGTTTATCTGCTGATTTCTGCTGATTATTTCGAACGGAAACAGTTGGTTACAAAGCTTTGCGGCGCTGTTTTGAATGGCAGCCCTTTGGATGAACATCATTTAAAGAAACTTGATGGAGCCGTTCATTCCGTCCATGAGCTTATGCGTGAACTTGGATCTTTTAACTTTTTTGCAAAAAAGCGTGTTGTCATCTATGAGAATGCAGGAGAGCTGAAAAAAGAGGATGCAGGTGTTTTGAAATCCTATTATGAGCATCCGAACCCCTCTGTTTTCTTAGTGCTTTCCTCAAGCAGTGTGAATCGAGGTTCAAGCTTTTACAAACAGACCGAAAAAGCAGGAGTCATTCTCGATATTGAACCGGAAAAGCCTTGGGAAAAGGAGGCTGCGTTAAGTGATTATGCAGCTGCCTGGTTTAAGAAAAATGGAAAAAAAACAGCTTCAGGAGTTAATCAGGCACTGGTAAAATCGGTCAATAACGACCAAGCGCAGCTTCTGCAAGAGATGGAAAAAATCCTCTGTTATCTTGGAGAAAACGAAGAGGTTTCCTTTGAAGACCTTAGGGTAATCGGTTCCGGTCAGACCTCCTATACAGTGTGGCAGCTTGGCGATGCGGTTTTTTCTCGAAAAGGCAAAGAAGCCTTGGAAATTTCCAATCAACTGCTAGGTGATGGGGAGTCTTTGATCGGCTTGCTCCGAGCTTTGCGCATGCAGTTCCAAACACGCC
This genomic window from Waddlia chondrophila WSU 86-1044 contains:
- a CDS encoding NAD-dependent epimerase/dehydratase family protein; translation: MKGKILVTGGAGVIGRPLVGKLLQNGAELSVIDLAERPKEWPKEVCYLQTDINQLDKDQLLKINPDYCFHLAASFERSEESPEFFQKNFYNNILLSHALLYHLQRCDCLKKIIFASSYLVYNPEDYFFKTPPKKRVNLSEVSSLSPRNLCGNAKLLHENELNFISRHSSFKAVSARIFRVYGKGSHDIISRWTRLLIAGKAIKIYGKESVFDYIYADDVAEGLIRLAESEIEGVVNLGTGKSRRVAEVLAILKEHFPEMDVEDEEHSSLYEASQACMEEFVKAVKWRPTTTLEKGIPKIIAYEKTTGLK
- the holA gene encoding DNA polymerase III subunit delta; translated protein: MKFGNRKAFDKHLKEAGPHHFASVYLLISADYFERKQLVTKLCGAVLNGSPLDEHHLKKLDGAVHSVHELMRELGSFNFFAKKRVVIYENAGELKKEDAGVLKSYYEHPNPSVFLVLSSSSVNRGSSFYKQTEKAGVILDIEPEKPWEKEAALSDYAAAWFKKNGKKTASGVNQALVKSVNNDQAQLLQEMEKILCYLGENEEVSFEDLRVIGSGQTSYTVWQLGDAVFSRKGKEALEISNQLLGDGESLIGLLRALRMQFQTRLLGATAQPEEVQSRVPYLRGPLLHKQIQQALQYGAESCREGVLLIDEAERLAKNSGIADRCILETLMIKLAVL
- a CDS encoding GNAT family N-acetyltransferase, whose translation is MNFENNQDYSLRLLLHQDMEPIRRWRNSQIDILRQSSHLSHQEQEAYWKEVVAPSYQMNHPDQLLVAFLEGSQLIGYGGITHIDWERKEGEVSFLLNPEEIESSKNYRKKFGIFLELIKTAAFDKLNLIRLFTETYDIRPDHISELEARGFQLKKRLTDAIEVRGRKVDALIHEYIADER